The proteins below are encoded in one region of Flavobacterium nackdongense:
- a CDS encoding MFS transporter — protein MSNTTSHTTEKVPMGQKVAFGIGMLANQMFPAMLGIFTVVLIQNLGFAGWMLGLVAFLPKFYDAILDLIMGYISDNTRSKWGRRRQYVLAGAVILGVSFAFMWQLYASDGVTYNFIHFLIVSLFFYTGLTIFSIPYVAMGYEMSDNFHERTNIMATAQLIGQLAWVVAPWFWVIMADKTLFPSGDVAVRTLAVYVAIACAIMAAIPAFFIPSKSTLNENYGSISLKGILNSFGEIKEGLKASVEIKPFRKLCIATFLIFNAFNTTAGFSYFIIKYYLFKGNEDGFGLWPTLFGSVGALITTVMVIPVVAKLSKTMGKKKAFILSQGISILGYVLLWLLFIPGKPYLFLFALPFFSFGIGSLFTLMMSMTSDVIDIDELNTGKRREGSLGAIYWWMVKFGLAVAGLLTGLIYSLVDFVPNAATQSDQTMFWLRIFFSLIPILGTLGAMWVMNDYDVDEAKAIEISALLQKRKAQKKQSSAYLPGKLLSLDLDNKSLNSIIGLDLSTKTEAEIKTQYSEILQHGLHGLCFSPYAEGQDTNDVVTDKQIRRKLDIIAPHTKWIRTFSATKGNELIPEIAKEKGIQSIVGAWISDDKDRNEKEIQSLISLAKAGVVSVAAVGNEVLHRGEISEQELIGYIERVRAAIPASIPVGSVDAYYQFLDRPALVDACDLILANCYPFWEGASADYALNYLSRMIGFTKEIAKGKKVIITETGWPTVGETVEMAAPSQVNAMKYFISVQEWAKSQNIDLFYFSSFDESWKIKQEGEVGAGWGIWDKNENLKFKK, from the coding sequence ATGTCAAATACTACCTCACATACAACGGAAAAAGTTCCAATGGGTCAAAAAGTCGCTTTTGGAATAGGTATGTTAGCCAATCAAATGTTCCCGGCAATGTTAGGAATTTTTACCGTTGTTTTAATACAAAATCTAGGCTTTGCAGGTTGGATGCTTGGTTTAGTAGCCTTTCTTCCAAAATTTTACGATGCCATTTTAGACCTTATCATGGGCTATATAAGTGACAATACGAGATCTAAATGGGGAAGAAGAAGACAATATGTTTTGGCAGGTGCCGTAATCCTCGGCGTTTCTTTCGCTTTTATGTGGCAATTGTATGCAAGTGATGGCGTAACCTATAATTTTATCCACTTTTTAATTGTTTCGTTGTTCTTCTATACGGGGCTTACCATTTTTAGCATTCCTTATGTAGCTATGGGCTACGAAATGAGTGATAACTTTCACGAGCGTACTAATATTATGGCTACTGCTCAATTGATTGGTCAATTAGCTTGGGTAGTGGCGCCCTGGTTTTGGGTTATAATGGCAGACAAGACCCTATTTCCCTCGGGTGATGTAGCGGTAAGAACTTTGGCGGTTTATGTAGCAATTGCGTGCGCTATTATGGCAGCCATTCCAGCATTTTTTATTCCGAGTAAATCTACTTTAAATGAAAATTACGGTTCCATTTCTCTTAAGGGAATTCTCAATAGTTTTGGCGAAATTAAGGAGGGTCTTAAAGCTTCTGTTGAAATAAAACCATTCCGAAAACTTTGTATAGCTACCTTTTTAATTTTCAACGCTTTCAATACTACCGCAGGTTTTTCCTATTTTATTATTAAATACTATTTGTTTAAGGGAAATGAAGATGGGTTCGGATTATGGCCAACTCTTTTTGGAAGTGTTGGAGCACTGATCACCACCGTGATGGTCATCCCTGTTGTTGCAAAATTATCTAAAACAATGGGTAAGAAGAAGGCATTTATTCTTTCGCAGGGGATCTCGATTTTGGGATATGTTTTACTTTGGTTACTTTTCATTCCCGGTAAACCCTACTTGTTTTTGTTTGCCTTGCCATTTTTTTCTTTTGGTATTGGGAGTTTATTTACCCTGATGATGTCGATGACATCTGATGTAATTGATATAGATGAATTGAACACCGGCAAAAGAAGAGAAGGCAGTTTAGGCGCGATTTATTGGTGGATGGTAAAATTCGGACTTGCTGTGGCGGGATTATTAACCGGATTAATTTATTCCTTGGTTGATTTTGTCCCAAATGCGGCCACTCAGTCAGATCAGACGATGTTTTGGTTAAGAATATTTTTCTCTCTTATTCCAATTCTTGGTACGCTCGGTGCGATGTGGGTAATGAATGATTATGATGTCGATGAAGCCAAAGCGATAGAAATAAGCGCTCTATTGCAAAAAAGAAAAGCTCAGAAAAAGCAATCTTCAGCTTATTTACCTGGTAAATTACTTTCCTTAGACTTAGACAATAAATCGTTGAATAGCATCATCGGTTTGGATTTAAGTACAAAAACGGAGGCGGAAATCAAAACCCAATATTCAGAAATCTTACAGCATGGTTTGCACGGTTTATGTTTCAGTCCCTATGCTGAAGGCCAAGATACCAACGATGTGGTTACCGACAAGCAAATACGCAGAAAACTCGATATTATAGCGCCACATACCAAATGGATTAGAACATTTTCCGCTACCAAAGGAAATGAATTAATTCCTGAAATCGCAAAGGAAAAAGGAATACAATCCATAGTAGGAGCCTGGATTAGCGATGACAAAGATCGAAATGAAAAGGAAATTCAATCCCTTATTTCCTTGGCGAAGGCTGGTGTAGTGAGTGTTGCAGCCGTAGGAAATGAAGTGCTGCATCGCGGGGAAATATCGGAACAAGAATTAATAGGATATATCGAAAGAGTTCGAGCTGCTATTCCTGCATCAATTCCTGTAGGTTCTGTAGATGCTTATTATCAATTTTTGGATAGACCGGCTTTGGTAGATGCTTGTGATTTAATTTTAGCGAATTGTTACCCGTTCTGGGAAGGAGCTTCAGCAGACTATGCTTTGAATTATTTAAGCAGAATGATTGGGTTTACAAAGGAAATAGCCAAAGGAAAAAAAGTTATCATAACCGAAACGGGCTGGCCAACGGTGGGAGAAACTGTAGAAATGGCCGCACCATCCCAAGTCAATGCAATGAAATATTTTATAAGTGTGCAAGAATGGGCCAAAAGCCAGAATATAGATTTGTTCTATTTTTCCTCTTTCGACGAATCTTGGAAAATTAAACAAGAAGGAGAAGTTGGTGCCGGTTGGGGAATTTGGGATAAAAATGAAAATTTAAAATTTAAAAAATAA
- a CDS encoding glycoside hydrolase family 30 protein, producing MAQELKTDVYETSASGNSLKKITTFSEAKNAAVVTLNPTEKFQTITGFGGSFTEASASLLNRLSAANRKKILEAYFSEKGAKYSLTRTHIASCDFSLSNYTYAKVENDLELKHFTIEDDQSDLIPMILEAKAISKEGFNIIASPWTSPPWMKDNKKYVGGKLLPEFNDTFALYFSKYLEAYKKQGIAIWGVTVINEPHGNGNNWESTLFSPKEMTDFVQNHLGPKLEKDGWGKVKILGYDQNRAGLPEWVDEMFKDEKSSKYFAGTAIHWYESTYDYLPDALQYAHKKAPNKYLIQTEACVDSEIPHWNDDAWYWKKEATDWGWDWASEKDKHLHPKYAPVNRYATDIIGCLNNWVDGWVDWNMVLDKQGGPNWFKNWCVAPVIVDPEKDEVYFTPLYYTMAHFSKFMRPGAVKIGCQITNKDLMATAVKNPDGSTAVVIFNPTDQEIAIEINQNNKKVTISINAKALQTIVIKP from the coding sequence ATGGCACAAGAATTAAAAACCGATGTTTATGAAACCTCGGCTTCTGGGAATTCCTTAAAAAAAATTACTACGTTTTCCGAAGCAAAAAACGCTGCGGTTGTTACCTTAAATCCAACGGAAAAATTTCAAACTATCACCGGTTTTGGAGGGTCGTTTACGGAGGCTTCTGCTTCTTTGCTCAATCGATTGAGTGCGGCAAACCGTAAAAAAATTCTGGAAGCTTATTTTAGCGAAAAGGGTGCAAAATATTCACTGACCAGAACGCACATTGCGTCTTGTGATTTCTCCCTCAGTAATTATACCTACGCCAAAGTAGAAAATGATTTAGAATTGAAACATTTCACTATCGAAGATGATCAATCGGATTTGATTCCAATGATTTTGGAAGCCAAAGCCATTTCGAAAGAAGGGTTTAATATCATTGCCTCGCCTTGGACATCGCCACCTTGGATGAAAGACAATAAGAAATATGTTGGCGGAAAATTATTGCCTGAGTTCAATGACACATTTGCTTTGTATTTTTCAAAATATTTAGAAGCATATAAAAAACAAGGAATTGCTATTTGGGGAGTTACCGTCATCAATGAGCCGCACGGCAATGGCAACAACTGGGAGAGTACGCTTTTTTCTCCCAAGGAAATGACCGATTTTGTTCAGAATCATCTTGGGCCAAAATTGGAGAAAGATGGTTGGGGGAAAGTAAAAATTTTAGGCTACGACCAAAACAGAGCGGGTTTACCTGAATGGGTAGATGAAATGTTTAAAGACGAAAAATCGTCAAAATATTTTGCGGGAACGGCCATACATTGGTACGAGAGTACTTATGATTATTTGCCTGACGCCTTGCAATACGCTCATAAAAAAGCGCCCAATAAGTATTTAATTCAAACCGAAGCTTGTGTCGATTCGGAAATCCCACATTGGAATGATGATGCTTGGTATTGGAAAAAAGAAGCCACCGATTGGGGTTGGGATTGGGCCTCTGAAAAAGACAAACATTTGCACCCAAAATACGCTCCTGTCAATCGTTATGCCACTGATATCATTGGTTGTTTGAACAATTGGGTCGATGGTTGGGTCGATTGGAATATGGTTTTAGACAAACAAGGAGGACCTAATTGGTTCAAAAATTGGTGTGTAGCGCCTGTAATTGTCGATCCTGAAAAAGATGAGGTTTATTTCACACCCTTGTATTATACGATGGCGCATTTCAGCAAATTTATGCGACCAGGAGCCGTTAAAATTGGCTGCCAAATCACTAATAAAGATTTGATGGCTACAGCGGTGAAAAATCCTGACGGAAGTACAGCAGTCGTAATTTTCAATCCTACTGACCAAGAAATCGCTATAGAAATCAATCAGAATAATAAAAAGGTAACTATTTCAATTAATGCCAAAGCACTTCAAACCATTGTAATAAAACCTTGA
- a CDS encoding glycoside hydrolase family 17 protein translates to MNKILKFVLLFSIITLSFSCSSQLMNSKKETEITAENIIGNPKYQAICYGGFREKSRDIEPTIAQLKEDLRLLAAMNIKVLRTYNVHNKEVSNLLVAIRELKKEDSRFEMYVMLGAWIDCKNAWTALQPIHNVESERNAVEIAEAVRLANEYPEIIKIIAVGNEAMVKWAASYYVEPAIILKWVNHLQNLKKEQKLPATLWVTSSDNFASWGGGDNEYHVEDLKQLIQAVDYISMHTYPMHDTHYHPVFWGVLESEMQLSDKQKIDAAMVRARDYAINQYRGVSNYMKSLGVQKPIAIGETGWATLASDLYGNSGSKATDEYKSAEYYRLMREWSNKEGISLFHFEAFDEQWKDSGNPQGSENHFGLINLQGQAKFALWDLVDRGVFKKLTRDGKPITKTYNGDSKALWEDVKTPPTLQIK, encoded by the coding sequence ATGAACAAAATATTAAAATTTGTATTACTTTTTTCAATAATTACACTATCATTTTCGTGTAGTAGCCAGCTTATGAATTCAAAAAAAGAAACTGAAATAACCGCCGAGAACATTATAGGAAATCCAAAGTATCAAGCCATTTGTTATGGTGGATTTCGGGAAAAATCTAGAGATATTGAACCCACAATTGCACAGTTGAAAGAGGATTTGCGACTACTTGCTGCAATGAATATCAAAGTGCTGAGAACCTATAATGTACACAACAAAGAAGTTTCGAATTTATTAGTAGCCATTAGAGAATTAAAAAAAGAGGATTCCCGCTTTGAAATGTATGTGATGCTAGGCGCTTGGATCGATTGCAAAAATGCTTGGACCGCGCTGCAGCCTATTCATAATGTGGAAAGTGAACGCAATGCTGTTGAAATTGCCGAGGCAGTACGATTGGCCAACGAATATCCGGAGATTATCAAGATTATCGCCGTTGGAAACGAAGCGATGGTGAAATGGGCGGCCAGTTATTATGTAGAACCCGCCATTATCCTGAAATGGGTCAACCATTTGCAAAATTTAAAGAAAGAGCAAAAATTGCCCGCAACGCTTTGGGTTACCAGTTCCGACAATTTTGCTTCTTGGGGAGGTGGTGACAATGAATATCATGTAGAAGATTTGAAACAGCTCATACAAGCAGTCGATTATATTTCGATGCACACTTATCCGATGCACGATACGCATTATCATCCTGTGTTTTGGGGCGTTTTAGAAAGTGAAATGCAATTATCGGACAAGCAAAAAATTGATGCTGCAATGGTTCGAGCGCGCGATTATGCTATCAATCAGTATAGAGGTGTTTCTAATTATATGAAATCCTTGGGAGTTCAGAAACCGATTGCCATCGGAGAAACAGGTTGGGCCACTTTGGCGAGTGATTTGTACGGAAATTCAGGTTCGAAAGCGACCGACGAATACAAATCGGCGGAGTATTATAGATTAATGCGTGAATGGAGCAACAAAGAAGGAATATCACTTTTTCACTTTGAAGCATTTGACGAGCAGTGGAAAGACAGCGGAAATCCTCAAGGTTCTGAAAATCATTTTGGATTAATCAATTTGCAAGGACAAGCCAAGTTTGCGCTCTGGGATTTGGTCGATCGAGGAGTTTTCAAAAAATTGACTCGCGATGGAAAACCCATTACCAAAACCTATAATGGCGATAGTAAAGCCTTGTGGGAGGATGTCAAAACACCTCCAACCTTACAAATAAAATAA
- a CDS encoding glycoside hydrolase family 16 protein has translation MKKYLTAKSFTLTIATAIVILFSLVGCSSDTGQKLDQRNWELTWSDEFDGTSGMLPDAKKWTYDIGNGGWGNQELQYYTNRPENVSLDGVGNLVITAKNESLGGSAFTSARVKTQGLYTQAYGRFEARIKSPYGPGIWPAFWMLGANIDTTPWPQCGEIDIMEIKGNQPSIVYGTLHGPGYSGGNAITDFYALMNNRFDKDFHIFAVEWDADKIDFFVDGYLYQRLTKSTVSAEGEWVFNQPFYMIMNIAVGGTFVGFPTVDTSFPQKMTIDYVRVYKLAE, from the coding sequence ATGAAAAAATATTTAACAGCTAAAAGTTTTACTCTGACCATTGCAACAGCGATCGTTATACTGTTTTCATTAGTAGGATGCAGTTCAGATACCGGTCAAAAATTGGATCAGCGTAATTGGGAACTGACTTGGAGTGATGAGTTCGATGGTACATCTGGAATGCTACCGGATGCCAAAAAATGGACATACGATATAGGAAATGGGGGATGGGGCAATCAGGAATTGCAATATTATACCAATCGTCCTGAAAATGTTTCATTAGATGGAGTAGGAAATTTAGTTATTACGGCCAAAAACGAAAGTTTGGGTGGTTCCGCTTTTACATCGGCAAGAGTCAAAACTCAAGGACTTTATACTCAAGCCTATGGCCGTTTTGAAGCGAGGATTAAATCGCCTTATGGTCCTGGAATTTGGCCTGCATTTTGGATGCTTGGTGCCAATATTGATACCACTCCTTGGCCGCAATGTGGTGAAATCGATATTATGGAGATTAAAGGAAACCAGCCGAGCATCGTATATGGTACACTCCATGGTCCAGGTTATTCGGGAGGCAATGCCATAACAGATTTTTATGCATTGATGAACAATCGTTTCGATAAAGACTTTCACATTTTTGCCGTAGAATGGGACGCTGATAAAATTGATTTCTTTGTCGATGGGTATCTATACCAAAGATTAACTAAAAGCACTGTATCTGCTGAAGGCGAATGGGTTTTTAACCAACCTTTTTATATGATTATGAATATTGCAGTTGGAGGAACTTTTGTCGGATTCCCTACTGTTGATACTTCATTTCCTCAAAAAATGACCATCGATTATGTTAGGGTTTATAAACTAGCCGAATAA
- a CDS encoding Ig-like domain-containing protein, translating into MRTILEIKLNKAVFALMGLLLVWGCQNDDADLQPAKYSVNPDVFIDTFSPGLNFAAFGGTVILGFQVDDQVSYNKTAASMRFDVPNVNDPAGAYVGGSYFTEVGRDLSGYDALTFWAKSTQSATIDVIGFGNDFGANKYQTSISGLTLSTVWKKYIIPIPDPSKLKIEKGMLFVSEGPENGKGYTFWLDEVKFEKLGTISAGQGAILNGANKVETSFIGVTLPIDGLTASFSLPNGVNQNVNLTPAYFVFTSSNPSVATVDELGIVKVIGAGTAVITAKLGDSTAKGSLTINSAGTYVPAPIPTQDASKVISIFTEKYPNIPVDYYNGYWQPYQTTKSADFTVNGDNVLNYTNFNFVGIQFSSPTVDASVMSHLHIDLYMPNAIAAGSVFKVQLVDFGADGVAGGTDDKSSVVSFSSPTLVTKSWIGLNIPLSSYTGLTSKTHIGQIIFEGTNITNFYADNIYFYNDGSIIPATPTTAAPTPTVPTANVTSVFSDAYTNVAGTDFNPNWGQATVVTQVPIAGNNTLKYANLNYQGIQLGSSVNVTSKTQLHLDYYSSNSSSLKVYLISPGPVEKAFTLTVPTGPAPSVNGWRSIDIPLTAFSPVNLGNIIQLKFDGNGTIFLDNIYFRN; encoded by the coding sequence ATGAGAACAATCCTAGAAATAAAATTAAATAAAGCAGTTTTTGCCCTGATGGGTTTACTGCTAGTTTGGGGATGTCAGAATGATGATGCGGATTTACAACCAGCTAAATATTCTGTTAATCCCGATGTATTTATCGATACATTTAGCCCAGGTCTCAATTTTGCTGCCTTTGGAGGGACTGTTATTTTAGGTTTCCAAGTAGATGATCAAGTGTCTTATAATAAGACTGCCGCGTCCATGCGTTTTGATGTCCCGAACGTAAATGATCCTGCAGGCGCTTATGTTGGGGGATCCTATTTTACAGAGGTTGGTAGAGATTTATCAGGTTATGATGCTTTGACTTTTTGGGCTAAATCTACTCAATCTGCTACAATCGATGTGATCGGTTTTGGGAATGATTTTGGAGCTAATAAATATCAAACCTCTATATCTGGTCTAACTTTAAGTACCGTTTGGAAAAAATATATTATTCCAATTCCTGATCCTTCCAAATTGAAAATAGAAAAAGGAATGTTATTCGTTTCAGAAGGACCCGAAAACGGAAAAGGATACACCTTTTGGTTAGACGAAGTAAAATTCGAAAAATTAGGAACCATTTCAGCCGGACAAGGGGCTATTTTGAATGGTGCCAATAAAGTGGAAACTTCTTTTATAGGAGTAACGCTCCCAATCGATGGTTTGACTGCTTCTTTCAGTTTGCCTAATGGAGTGAACCAAAATGTAAATCTTACACCAGCTTATTTTGTATTTACTTCATCAAATCCATCAGTAGCCACTGTTGATGAACTCGGAATTGTAAAAGTTATAGGCGCTGGAACCGCTGTTATTACAGCAAAATTAGGCGATAGTACTGCAAAAGGATCCTTGACTATCAACTCGGCAGGAACCTATGTACCTGCTCCAATTCCAACGCAAGATGCTTCAAAAGTAATTTCGATATTCACCGAAAAATATCCTAATATTCCAGTTGACTATTACAATGGCTATTGGCAACCGTACCAAACGACAAAATCTGCCGATTTTACCGTTAATGGAGATAATGTATTGAACTATACTAATTTCAATTTTGTCGGAATTCAATTCAGTTCTCCTACTGTTGATGCTTCGGTTATGTCGCACTTGCACATCGATCTTTATATGCCAAACGCCATAGCAGCGGGTTCGGTCTTTAAAGTACAATTAGTAGATTTCGGAGCCGATGGTGTAGCGGGAGGTACAGATGATAAAAGTTCTGTCGTGTCCTTTTCAAGCCCTACCTTGGTTACAAAAAGTTGGATTGGACTAAACATTCCTCTGTCAAGTTATACAGGTTTGACTAGCAAAACACATATTGGTCAAATCATTTTCGAAGGAACCAACATTACTAATTTTTATGCAGATAATATTTATTTCTACAATGATGGAAGTATTATTCCTGCCACGCCAACCACGGCCGCACCAACGCCTACCGTTCCTACGGCTAATGTGACATCGGTGTTCAGTGATGCATACACCAATGTCGCGGGAACTGATTTTAATCCCAATTGGGGTCAAGCTACGGTAGTTACTCAAGTACCTATAGCTGGAAACAACACCCTAAAATATGCTAATCTCAATTACCAGGGAATACAGTTGGGCAGTAGCGTAAATGTAACCTCTAAAACACAGTTGCACTTAGATTATTATTCTTCCAATTCTAGCAGTTTAAAAGTTTACCTCATTAGCCCTGGCCCTGTTGAGAAAGCTTTTACATTAACAGTTCCTACTGGTCCTGCGCCTTCGGTAAATGGATGGAGAAGTATCGATATCCCTTTAACGGCTTTTTCACCAGTGAATTTAGGGAATATTATTCAGTTAAAATTTGATGGCAATGGTACTATCTTCCTAGACAACATCTATTTCCGTAATTAA
- a CDS encoding glycoside hydrolase 5 family protein, whose protein sequence is MKKVIFLLTLFSCSISLFAQSDQIQLVNTTEGTKLKANGQELMINGVNWDYVPIGANFNYSLWKQKDELITKALDDEMGLLKNMGVNTIRVYSGIPKKWIEYIYTKYGIYTMLNHTFGRYGLTLNGTWVVNTEYSNPATRALLLEEVKQMAAEYKDTKGLLLFLLGNENNYGLFWDGAETEDIPIEDRKSTVRAESMYKLFNEATLAMKAIDKSHPIGICNGDLLFLDLIAKECPDVDILGLNVYRGISFGDVFERVKKEYGKPILFAEFGSDAFNAVTNQEDQNAQAALLKGNWKEIYENAAGIGKSGNCLGGFTFQFSDGWWKYGQTKLLDVHDTNASWANGGYAFDYVKGENNMNEEWFGICAKGPTDVNGNYQLYPRSAYYVLKEVHQFNPYSNGKKLADVEHHFDTIQILDATLRARGDKAALDSSKNSKIRLSRLSAEITTFSTGGDLITTPKDPVPNTTTYPNQLGFDNMQSFFIGVEGSPSANMTANVEFNVLGNVALNPIDEIFYENRGRPVQVESPDGTISLEDNNRVELYRASYKWDDKLFKLDGFYRTGHYHWGYEGDFFGLYPEANYGPNLDIYQGRAPYGLEIEGKKMFKGFKLAMGPELWWGANPAVLLKYSKTIGKFDFTGIFHEDLTQRTNTQTSYAIPQPKTRRFTAHVNRKFGKFAVDLGAIWAGQPLHGRDYQVVRGEGANQQVYINQIETKDNLGGKMKVTYTGGQINWYAQAAAQGLVAGGGADLTQTFTGWRLKDSGSGNQYNLLTGLTYTIGKLQIAPNFLWQKPLEGPIATDVPAPGRPRNILDDPFVVRANREQVASEILFTFDPTPGTWMYDWENDRSEDSKFAVSAGFVFRHLPTTQDAAIGFQADRSTFAFNGAPPAKDLWETNARIVSKLSPDLGFIGTIYGGPSQANGSDARTIDRYGLDLRMLYKKVKLTSFVKVNDWGPFDYHRDFNLTYPLQLMADISFNIGKPDWFILPNTSLGIRGTWRSLDQYSPRYNPTQTLDPSGMWVPDPTAIGFSNGQEWEIRTYLHINIGN, encoded by the coding sequence ATGAAAAAGGTTATTTTTTTACTCACGCTTTTTAGTTGTTCTATTTCTTTGTTTGCACAATCGGATCAAATCCAATTGGTAAATACCACTGAAGGAACCAAACTTAAAGCAAATGGACAAGAGCTCATGATCAATGGGGTAAATTGGGATTATGTGCCTATTGGTGCGAATTTTAATTACAGTTTGTGGAAACAAAAAGACGAACTTATTACAAAAGCGCTGGATGATGAGATGGGGCTTTTGAAAAATATGGGGGTCAACACCATCAGAGTATATTCAGGGATACCTAAAAAATGGATTGAATACATTTATACCAAATACGGAATTTACACCATGCTCAACCATACTTTTGGTCGGTATGGATTGACTTTAAACGGCACTTGGGTAGTGAATACCGAATATTCTAACCCTGCGACCCGCGCATTGCTTCTGGAAGAAGTAAAACAAATGGCTGCCGAGTATAAGGATACCAAAGGTTTGTTGTTATTTTTATTGGGTAATGAAAATAATTATGGGTTGTTTTGGGATGGAGCCGAAACAGAAGATATTCCTATCGAGGATAGAAAATCTACAGTACGTGCCGAATCGATGTATAAATTATTCAATGAAGCGACCCTCGCTATGAAAGCCATCGACAAATCACATCCAATAGGGATTTGTAATGGGGATTTGCTTTTTCTTGATTTAATTGCCAAGGAATGCCCGGATGTGGATATCTTAGGTTTGAATGTGTATCGTGGTATTTCGTTTGGTGATGTATTCGAAAGAGTTAAAAAAGAATATGGCAAACCAATTCTATTCGCTGAATTTGGTTCAGATGCTTTTAATGCGGTAACTAATCAGGAAGATCAAAATGCACAAGCAGCTTTGCTCAAAGGCAATTGGAAGGAAATCTATGAAAACGCCGCCGGTATCGGTAAAAGCGGAAATTGTTTGGGGGGCTTTACTTTTCAATTTAGTGATGGTTGGTGGAAATATGGGCAAACAAAACTCTTAGACGTACACGATACTAATGCCTCTTGGGCGAATGGAGGTTACGCTTTTGATTATGTGAAAGGCGAAAATAACATGAATGAAGAATGGTTTGGTATTTGCGCCAAAGGTCCTACAGATGTAAATGGCAATTATCAATTGTACCCACGATCCGCTTACTATGTACTGAAAGAAGTACATCAGTTTAACCCGTATTCCAATGGAAAAAAGCTAGCAGATGTAGAACACCATTTTGATACTATTCAAATTTTAGATGCCACTTTACGAGCCAGAGGTGATAAAGCAGCGTTGGATAGTTCAAAAAACTCAAAAATTAGACTATCGAGGTTGTCTGCAGAAATCACCACCTTCAGTACAGGAGGCGATTTAATCACAACTCCTAAAGATCCTGTTCCAAATACGACTACCTATCCTAACCAATTGGGTTTCGATAATATGCAATCTTTTTTTATAGGTGTCGAAGGAAGTCCCAGTGCTAATATGACCGCCAACGTTGAATTCAATGTTTTAGGTAATGTAGCATTGAATCCAATTGATGAAATTTTTTATGAAAATAGAGGAAGACCTGTGCAAGTAGAAAGCCCTGATGGAACCATCTCTTTAGAAGATAATAATCGAGTGGAACTTTATAGAGCAAGCTACAAATGGGATGATAAATTATTCAAACTAGACGGATTTTATAGAACCGGACACTATCATTGGGGTTATGAAGGCGATTTCTTTGGCCTATATCCTGAAGCCAATTATGGACCTAATTTAGATATTTATCAAGGTAGAGCTCCTTATGGATTAGAAATTGAAGGAAAGAAAATGTTTAAGGGATTTAAATTAGCGATGGGACCTGAACTTTGGTGGGGAGCGAATCCAGCGGTTTTACTTAAATACTCCAAAACAATTGGAAAATTTGATTTCACTGGGATTTTTCACGAAGATTTAACCCAAAGGACTAACACACAAACTTCTTATGCAATTCCACAGCCCAAAACAAGACGTTTTACCGCACATGTAAACAGAAAATTTGGAAAATTTGCTGTTGATTTAGGCGCTATTTGGGCCGGCCAGCCACTTCACGGTCGAGATTATCAAGTAGTACGAGGGGAAGGAGCCAATCAGCAAGTCTATATCAATCAAATTGAAACGAAAGATAATTTGGGTGGTAAAATGAAAGTGACTTATACTGGTGGACAAATCAATTGGTATGCTCAAGCAGCTGCTCAAGGATTGGTTGCTGGAGGTGGAGCCGATTTAACGCAGACTTTTACCGGTTGGAGACTTAAAGACAGCGGTAGTGGAAACCAGTACAATTTGTTAACTGGTTTGACCTATACTATCGGAAAATTACAAATTGCACCAAACTTTCTGTGGCAAAAACCTTTGGAAGGCCCTATCGCTACAGATGTTCCTGCTCCTGGAAGACCACGTAATATTTTAGACGACCCATTTGTGGTGAGAGCCAATAGAGAACAAGTAGCAAGCGAAATATTGTTCACTTTCGATCCAACACCGGGTACTTGGATGTATGATTGGGAAAATGACCGTTCAGAGGATTCCAAATTTGCCGTAAGTGCAGGATTTGTATTCCGTCATTTGCCTACAACTCAGGATGCTGCTATTGGTTTTCAAGCCGACCGTTCTACTTTCGCTTTTAATGGAGCGCCACCGGCCAAAGATTTATGGGAAACCAATGCACGAATTGTTTCAAAACTAAGTCCTGATCTTGGTTTTATTGGCACCATTTATGGCGGACCATCTCAAGCCAATGGTAGTGATGCCCGAACAATAGATCGTTATGGTTTGGATTTAAGAATGCTGTACAAAAAAGTCAAATTGACTTCATTTGTAAAAGTCAACGATTGGGGACCATTTGATTACCATAGAGATTTCAACTTGACATACCCATTGCAATTGATGGCGGATATCTCGTTCAATATCGGAAAACCCGATTGGTTTATTCTGCCAAACACTAGTCTGGGAATTCGCGGGACTTGGCGTTCTTTAGATCAATACTCTCCACGTTATAACCCTACTCAAACTTTAGATCCTTCTGGAATGTGGGTGCCAGACCCAACAGCTATCGGATTTTCAAACGGGCAAGAATGGGAAATTAGAACCTATTTACACATAAACATTGGTAACTAA